One Amycolatopsis sp. NBC_00355 genomic window carries:
- a CDS encoding ABC transporter ATP-binding protein, producing MTVLRAQGLGKKYKREWALTGCTLEIEAGHVTGLVGPNGAGKSTLLNIASGMLEPTTGTIEVCGGVPGSGPDQLAKVGYVAQNTPVYPGLTIDEHLRFGAHLNPRWDAALATKRIERLGLDPKQPAGKLSGGQRAQLALTLGLAKRPELLLLDEPVAALDPLARREFLQVLMEAVAEDGLSVVMSSHLVNDLERVCDHLVVLVASQVRVMGDVDELLATHHRLSGPLRDVGTLPADQHVVSATHTDRQTTVLVRTEAPILDPVWTVGHLSLEDLVLEYMSNPAAARPALEVLR from the coding sequence GTGACCGTCCTGCGCGCCCAGGGACTGGGCAAGAAGTACAAGCGCGAGTGGGCGTTGACCGGCTGCACGCTCGAGATCGAAGCCGGCCACGTCACCGGGCTCGTCGGCCCCAACGGCGCCGGCAAGTCGACCCTGCTGAACATCGCCTCCGGCATGCTCGAACCGACCACCGGCACGATCGAGGTGTGCGGCGGGGTGCCCGGCAGCGGGCCGGACCAGCTGGCCAAGGTCGGGTACGTCGCCCAGAACACACCCGTCTACCCGGGTCTGACCATCGACGAGCACCTGCGGTTCGGCGCCCACCTCAACCCGCGCTGGGACGCCGCACTCGCGACGAAGCGGATCGAACGGCTCGGGCTGGACCCGAAACAGCCCGCGGGCAAGCTGTCCGGCGGCCAGCGCGCCCAGCTGGCCCTCACCCTCGGCCTCGCGAAGCGTCCCGAACTGCTGCTGCTCGACGAGCCGGTCGCCGCGCTCGACCCGTTGGCGCGCCGGGAGTTCCTGCAGGTCCTGATGGAGGCGGTCGCGGAGGACGGGCTGTCCGTCGTGATGTCCTCGCACCTGGTCAACGACCTGGAACGGGTCTGCGACCACCTCGTCGTGCTGGTGGCGTCCCAGGTCCGGGTGATGGGTGACGTCGACGAGCTGCTCGCCACGCACCACCGCCTGTCCGGGCCGCTGCGCGACGTCGGCACCCTGCCCGCGGACCAGCACGTCGTCTCCGCGACGCACACCGACCGCCAGACCACGGTGCTCGTCCGCACCGAAGCGCCCATTCTCGATCCCGTGTGGACGGTCGGGCACCTCAGCCTGGAGGACCTCGTCCTCGAGTACATGAGCAACCCGGCCGCCGCTCGTCCCGCCCTGGAGGTGCTCCGATGA
- a CDS encoding transporter codes for MTWLAWRQIRVPALAVFAALLLIAVILAITGPDLVGRTNFSDQDTLFGGTILALYLLPAAIGLFWGAPMITRELEHGTHNLVWNQTITRKRWLTTKLVVGVPAAMVAAGLLSLAVTWWASPIDALASTQTDGETLSRISPVVFAARGIVPIGYAVFALVLGVAVGMVLRRTVAAMAVTLVVLAAVLIAVPLYVRPYLLPAVQQDVSIADSDITNISGNGDGVVEEIGVKTPAGVWLLADETVDPAGNVVTPLPDFVQNCMPRPGGKGGPPDPRGVDACMTQLDTHGYHQRLTYQPGSRFWPLQWLELALLLALSALLTWFSFRRIRHLS; via the coding sequence ATGACCTGGTTGGCCTGGCGCCAGATCCGCGTCCCCGCGCTGGCGGTGTTCGCCGCGCTGCTCCTGATCGCCGTGATCCTCGCGATCACCGGCCCGGACCTGGTGGGCCGCACGAACTTCTCGGACCAGGACACGCTGTTCGGCGGCACGATCCTCGCGCTGTACCTGCTGCCCGCGGCCATCGGCCTCTTCTGGGGCGCGCCGATGATCACGCGCGAGCTGGAGCACGGCACGCACAACCTGGTCTGGAACCAGACGATCACCCGCAAGCGGTGGCTCACGACCAAGCTCGTGGTCGGCGTGCCGGCCGCGATGGTGGCGGCCGGGCTGCTGAGCCTGGCGGTCACGTGGTGGGCGTCCCCGATCGACGCGCTCGCGAGCACGCAGACCGACGGTGAAACGCTGTCCCGCATCTCGCCGGTGGTGTTCGCCGCGCGCGGCATCGTCCCGATCGGATACGCGGTCTTCGCGCTCGTGCTCGGCGTCGCCGTCGGGATGGTGCTGCGGCGGACCGTGGCGGCCATGGCCGTCACCCTCGTCGTGCTCGCCGCCGTGCTGATCGCGGTCCCGTTGTACGTGCGCCCGTACCTGCTGCCCGCGGTGCAGCAGGACGTCTCGATCGCGGACTCGGACATCACGAACATCTCCGGGAACGGCGACGGGGTGGTCGAGGAGATCGGGGTGAAAACCCCGGCCGGCGTCTGGCTGCTGGCCGACGAAACGGTGGACCCGGCCGGGAACGTCGTCACGCCCCTGCCCGACTTCGTGCAGAACTGCATGCCGAGGCCGGGAGGCAAGGGCGGCCCGCCGGACCCCCGCGGCGTCGACGCCTGCATGACGCAGCTGGACACGCACGGCTACCACCAGCGCCTGACCTACCAGCCGGGTTCCCGGTTCTGGCCGCTGCAGTGGCTCGAACTCGCGTTGCTCCTCGCCCTGTCCGCGTTGCTCACCTGGTTCAGCTTCCGGCGCATCCGCCACCTGTCCTGA